The Candidatus Koribacter versatilis Ellin345 genome has a segment encoding these proteins:
- a CDS encoding septal ring lytic transglycosylase RlpA family protein: MQRVLTQMVATIAVLTTMGAAHGPNTMENHSQAAVQNQPVLTASVNPQPSSTPKKKTKPFQVGPASWYGKLFHGKQTASGETYNMYEMTAAHPDLPLGTRVKVTNLRNDKAVIVRVNDRGPLVPGRIIDLSYGAAQVLGFSDKGVQKVRLDIVPSDKTDESARVRQ; encoded by the coding sequence ATGGGAGCGGCACACGGGCCGAACACGATGGAGAACCACTCCCAGGCCGCCGTCCAGAACCAGCCGGTTCTGACGGCCAGCGTCAACCCGCAGCCCTCCTCAACCCCTAAGAAGAAGACCAAGCCCTTCCAGGTCGGCCCTGCCTCCTGGTACGGGAAGCTCTTCCACGGCAAGCAGACCGCCTCGGGCGAGACCTACAACATGTACGAAATGACCGCCGCTCATCCCGATCTGCCCCTTGGCACCCGGGTGAAGGTCACGAACCTGAGGAACGACAAGGCCGTCATCGTGCGCGTCAACGACCGCGGACCACTGGTTCCCGGCCGGATCATCGACCTCTCCTACGGCGCCGCCCAAGTGCTGGGCTTCAGTGACAAGGGCGTCCAGAAGGTCCGTTTAGATATCGTTCCCTCCGACAAAACCGACGAGAGCGCCCGCGTCCGCCAGTAA
- the pyrF gene encoding orotidine-5'-phosphate decarboxylase → MSEMRDRLIIALDVDSAAQAQQIVQSVGDSATTFKVGKQLFTAEGPQIVRDLVASGKKVFLDLKFHDIPNTVGAAIRQARELNVSMLTVHASGGSKMLKAASDAGGPVLVLAVTVLTSMNDADLSEIGIAGNVQAQVLLLGALARANGIRGLVASAHEARELRRELGADFAIVTPGVRPAGAEKGDQARVVTPAAALEAGASHIVVGRPITEAADPAAAAKAIMEELEGTLQSR, encoded by the coding sequence ATGTCAGAGATGCGCGACCGCCTCATCATCGCCCTCGACGTCGACTCCGCCGCCCAAGCCCAACAAATTGTGCAGTCCGTCGGCGACTCGGCCACGACCTTCAAGGTCGGCAAGCAGCTCTTCACCGCCGAAGGCCCCCAGATTGTCCGTGATCTCGTCGCCTCGGGCAAGAAAGTCTTCCTCGACCTCAAGTTCCACGACATCCCCAACACCGTCGGTGCCGCGATCCGGCAGGCTCGCGAGCTAAACGTCTCCATGCTGACGGTCCACGCCTCCGGCGGCTCCAAAATGCTTAAGGCTGCCTCTGACGCCGGCGGCCCGGTCCTCGTCCTCGCCGTAACCGTCCTTACCAGCATGAATGACGCCGACCTCTCAGAGATTGGCATCGCCGGAAACGTACAGGCGCAGGTGCTCCTGTTAGGTGCCCTCGCACGCGCCAATGGCATCCGCGGCCTCGTCGCCTCCGCCCACGAAGCCCGCGAACTCCGCCGCGAACTCGGCGCTGACTTCGCCATCGTCACCCCCGGGGTTCGCCCCGCAGGTGCCGAAAAGGGCGATCAAGCCCGGGTTGTCACCCCCGCAGCTGCGCTCGAAGCCGGCGCCAGCCACATTGTCGTCGGCCGCCCTATTACCGAAGCCGCCGACCCTGCCGCCGCCGCGAAGGCGATCATGGAAGAGTTAGAAGGCACGCTGCAATCGCGCTAA
- the crcB gene encoding fluoride efflux transporter CrcB has translation MAIREYLWVSLGGIVGACARYFLSRFTAKITGTSFPWGTLLINITGSFVLGLFLVYTTERVFVDPKWRLLIAIGFCGAYTTFSSYAYESMVYFQQGNWGLFAGNVLANNILCLAAVLGAGALVRSI, from the coding sequence ATGGCCATCCGTGAATACCTCTGGGTATCGCTGGGCGGAATCGTAGGCGCGTGCGCGCGCTATTTTCTGAGCCGTTTCACCGCGAAGATCACGGGCACCAGCTTTCCGTGGGGCACGCTGCTGATCAACATCACCGGAAGCTTTGTGCTCGGTCTTTTCCTGGTCTACACGACCGAGCGCGTCTTTGTTGATCCGAAGTGGCGACTGCTGATTGCGATCGGTTTCTGCGGCGCATACACGACGTTTTCGAGCTACGCGTACGAGAGCATGGTCTATTTCCAACAAGGCAACTGGGGTTTGTTCGCAGGCAATGTGCTGGCGAACAACATTCTCTGTCTGGCGGCGGTGCTTGGGGCAGGGGCGCTGGTGCGATCCATCTGA
- a CDS encoding GNAT family N-acetyltransferase: MNSNVMIRKAEPRDESSWRVLFDEYNRFYGREPREDVTRYTWKRVLDAACPVHALVAEKDGKVVGIPNYVVHENTTQLLPSCYLQDMIVADEARGEGVGRRLIEWLLAEMKPQGWSRVYWNTRENNYRARMLYDKFAPQSGFVRYVVNNPECVF, encoded by the coding sequence TTGAATTCGAACGTGATGATTCGCAAGGCTGAGCCGCGCGACGAAAGCAGTTGGCGTGTGCTTTTCGACGAGTACAACCGCTTCTATGGGCGGGAACCGCGAGAAGATGTGACGCGATATACGTGGAAGCGAGTGCTGGATGCGGCGTGTCCGGTGCATGCGCTGGTGGCGGAGAAGGATGGCAAGGTGGTGGGGATACCGAATTATGTGGTGCACGAGAACACGACGCAGTTGCTGCCGTCGTGCTATTTGCAGGACATGATTGTGGCTGATGAGGCACGCGGGGAAGGCGTGGGGCGCAGGTTGATCGAATGGTTGCTGGCGGAGATGAAGCCCCAAGGATGGTCGCGGGTGTACTGGAATACCAGGGAGAACAACTATCGCGCGCGGATGCTTTACGACAAGTTCGCGCCGCAGAGCGGGTTCGTGCGCTACGTAGTGAATAACCCGGAGTGTGTCTTCTAG
- a CDS encoding site-2 protease family protein, which yields MSSTSLGPASNCRRCGSPLSPGALECLQCHAFVHADELTRISNEAKQLESAGDLRAARERWLTAIPLLPVDAQQTAWINNHAVDLYAQALEADVQRQQEGESKSKWAKRLGPFAPLLVLLGKAKVLFGLLKLKFVLSFAGFIWFYWTIFGMWFGVGFAVLILCHEMGHYIEVKRRGLPVEVPVFLPGLGAYVKWKNLGVSGEGRAMISLAGPLAGFLSSAVCILVYWQTHSKLWLALAHSGAWLNLMNLIPVWALDGAQAIQAVSRYGRVVLLLSCALLFWGTRDYVLLFIGAGVLWQAFVKPTDETSARIAAYFTLLLCALALILVLAPGRGFGAE from the coding sequence GTGTCCAGCACTTCACTCGGACCAGCTTCGAACTGCCGGCGATGCGGCTCACCGTTATCGCCGGGCGCGCTGGAGTGTCTCCAGTGTCATGCGTTCGTGCATGCCGACGAGCTCACCCGGATCTCAAACGAAGCGAAGCAGCTGGAGAGTGCCGGCGATTTGCGCGCGGCGCGCGAGAGATGGCTAACGGCAATTCCGTTACTTCCAGTGGATGCACAACAGACGGCGTGGATCAACAACCATGCCGTGGATTTGTACGCACAGGCGCTGGAGGCCGACGTACAGCGACAGCAGGAGGGCGAGTCCAAGAGCAAATGGGCTAAGCGGCTCGGACCGTTTGCACCCCTGTTGGTGCTGCTTGGGAAAGCGAAAGTGCTGTTCGGACTGTTGAAGCTCAAGTTCGTCCTGAGCTTCGCCGGCTTTATATGGTTCTACTGGACGATTTTCGGGATGTGGTTCGGCGTCGGATTCGCGGTGCTAATCCTCTGTCACGAGATGGGGCACTACATCGAGGTGAAGCGGCGCGGACTTCCTGTGGAAGTGCCGGTGTTTCTACCGGGCCTTGGCGCATATGTGAAGTGGAAGAACCTCGGCGTGTCCGGGGAAGGGCGGGCGATGATCAGCCTGGCCGGTCCGCTGGCGGGATTTCTATCGTCGGCGGTGTGCATTTTGGTTTATTGGCAGACGCACTCGAAGCTGTGGCTGGCGCTGGCGCACTCGGGAGCCTGGTTGAACCTGATGAACCTGATTCCGGTGTGGGCACTGGACGGGGCTCAGGCGATCCAGGCGGTGAGCCGTTATGGCAGGGTGGTGCTGTTGTTGAGCTGTGCGCTTCTATTCTGGGGAACACGCGACTATGTGTTGTTGTTTATTGGAGCCGGAGTATTGTGGCAAGCGTTTGTGAAGCCGACCGACGAGACGAGCGCACGGATTGCGGCATACTTCACGCTGCTGCTCTGCGCGTTGGCGCTGATTCTGGTGCTAGCGCCTGGACGAGGGTTCGGGGCGGAGTAG